A window from Limanda limanda chromosome 14, fLimLim1.1, whole genome shotgun sequence encodes these proteins:
- the LOC133019734 gene encoding B-cell receptor CD22-like encodes MVSIDEMVQCENGWNSRCRLPDPLNYVCGMESCLEYYTSDAPKPPSVSVSPSGEIMEGSSVTLTCSSDANPAANYTWYKRSGDKQVQRLSEETQFVLSSIRSSDSGEYYCTAENELGRSSANISITVTYAPKPPSVSVSPSGEIMEGSSVTLTCSSDANPAAHYTWYKEDEDSPTASGQNFTITDITAEHGGKYQCEAQNTHGRRNTTFHLTVGAGKSVIIMHIIRCTLVVVLVPVLVWTLWTRMKKTLSLKSEVNEAVEMIELHNSPEYDDIDAAAQTEDTEEQEDLVLSLRCTVIG; translated from the exons ATGGTTTCTATCGACGAGA tggtacagtgtgaGAACGGCTGGAAt AGCAGGTGTCGTCTTCCTGATCCTCTGAACTACGTCTG tggtaTGGAGTCATGTCTGGAAt ACTATACTTCAGACGctccaaagcctccctctgtgtcagtgagtccctctggtgagatcatggagggcagctcggtgactctgacctgcagcagtgatgctaacccagcagctaaCTACACCTGGTACAAGAGAAGTGGAGATAAACAAGTTCAACGTCTCAGTGAAGAGACACAATTTGTCCTCAGCTCCATCCGGTCGTCAGACTCTGGAGAGTATTACTGCACAGCTGAGAATGAGCTGGGAAGGAGTTCAGCAAACATCTCTatcactgtgacat ACGctccaaagcctccctctgtgtcagtgagtccctctggtgagatcatggagggcagctcggtgactctgacctgcagcagtgatgctaacccagcagctcactacacctggtacaaggaggacgaggactcACCAACAGCATCAGGACAAAACTTCACCATCACTGATATCACAGCTGAACATGGTGGAAAGTATCAGTGTGAGGCCCAGAACACACACGGACGGAGAAACACCACCTTCCATCTGACTGTTGGAGCAG GGAAGTCAGTGATAATCATGCATATCATCAGGTGCACTCTGGTGGTCGTGCTGGTTCCAGTgctggtctggactctgtggacgaG GATGAAGAAAACTCTGAGCTTGAAATCAGAAGTGAATGAAGCTGTGGAGATGATagag TTACACAACTCTCCTGAGTATGACGACATCgatgctgcagcacagacagaagacacCGAGGAGCAGGAAGACCTGGTGTTAAGCCTCAG GTgcactgtgattggttga
- the LOC133019733 gene encoding vascular cell adhesion protein 1-like: protein MVSIDEMVQCENGWNVSYTSTEICAFRGSTVDITCTYTYPSTVNNHDTTVQETFWFIKESNGIHVDLRTDPEYSGRVENLCGNNKCTLRISNLRESDSAVYKFRFTTNQPGGSVTGSAGVTLSVTDLHVEVSTSERFGSYYRSELTCQSRCRLPDPLNYVWYKNQQKKKEGASYTDSFDSTDRVSCAVKGLEDFRSPSIYAPKPPSVSVSPSGEIMEGSSVTLTCSSDANPAANYTWYKRSGDKQVQPLSEETQLVLSSIRSSDSGEYYCTAENELGRSSANISITVTYAPKPPSVSVSPSGEIMEGSSVTLTCSSDANPAAKYTWYKRSGDKQVQRPSEETQLVLSSIRSSDSGEYYCTAENELGRSSANISITVTYAPKPPSVSVSPSGEIMEGSSVTLTCSSDANPAAHYTWYKEDEDSPTASGQNITITNITAEHGGKYQCEAQNTHGRSNTTLHLTVGAGKSVIIMHIIRCTLVVVLVPVLVWTLWTR, encoded by the exons ATGGTTTCTATCGACGAGA tggtacagtgtgaGAACGGCTGGAAtgtgagttacacttctactgagatctgtgccttcagaggatcaacagtggacattacCTGTACCTACACATACCCATCCACAGTTAATAACCATGATACTACAGTTCAGGAAACTTTCTGGTTCATCAAAGAGAGTAATGGGATTCACGTTGATCTAAGGACTGATCCGGAGTATTCAGGTCGTGTGGAgaatctctgtggaaacaacaagtgcactctgagaatctctaacctgagagagagcgactcagctgtgtacaagttcaggttcacaacaaaccaacctGGAGGGAGTGTAACTGGTtcagctggagtcactctgtctgtcacag atttgcatgTGGAGGTGAGCACATCAGAGAGGTTTGGCTCTTATTACCGTTCAGAGCTCACGTGTCAGAGCAGGTGTCGTCTTCCTGATCCTCTGAACTACGTCTGGTacaagaatcaacagaagaagaaggaaggagcATCTTATACAGATAGTTTTGATTCTACAGACAGAGTTTCCTGTGCTGTTAAAGGACTCGAGGATTTCCGCTCTCCATCAATCT ACGctccaaagcctccctctgtgtcagtgagtccctctggtgagatcatggagggcagctcggtgactctgacctgcagcagtgatgctaacccagcagctaaCTACACCTGGTACAAGAGAAGTGGAGATAAACAAGTTCAACCTCTTAGTGAAGAGACACAACTTGTCCTCAGCTCCATCCGGTCGTCAGACTCTGGAGAGTATTACTGCACAGCTGAGAATGAGCTGGGAAGGAGTTCAGCAAACATCTCTAttactgtgacat ACGctccaaagcctccctctgtgtcagtgagtccctctggtgagatcatggagggcagctcggtgactctgacctgcagcagtgatgctaacccagcagctaaATACACCTGGTACAAGAGAAGTGGAGATAAACAAGTTCAACGTCCCAGTGAAGAGACACAATTGGTCCTCAGCTCCATCCGGTCGTCAGACTCTGGAGAGTATTACTGCACAGCTGAGAATGAGCTGGGAAGGAGTTCAGCAAACATCTCTatcactgtgacat ACGctccaaagcctccctctgtgtcagtgagtccctctggtgagatcatggagggcagctcggtgactctgacctgcagcagtgatgctaacccagcagctcactacacctggtacaaggaggacgaggactcACCAACAGCATCAGGACAAAACATCACCATCACTAATATCACAGCTGAACATGGTGGAAAGTATCAGTGTGAGGCCCAGAACACACACGGACGTAGTAACACCACCTTACATCTGACTGTTGGAGCAG GGAAGTCAGTGATAATCATGCATATCATCAGGTGCACTCTGGTGGTCGTGCTGGTTCCAGTgctggtctggactctgtggacgaGGTAA